The Montipora capricornis isolate CH-2021 chromosome 1, ASM3666992v2, whole genome shotgun sequence genome contains a region encoding:
- the LOC138045064 gene encoding universal stress protein Slr1101-like — protein sequence MASSSSRPKRVVAIAVDASEHSERAFDWYKEQIFHDGDKLIVIHSHELHPPALPHAMATEEWKKEVLKHEEYIKNLEEKYKKKCEDMEVSAKIIVQGGHPGEHVCKTAKKENADMIVVGCRGMGTVRRTILGSTSDYIIHHAHRPVVVVPKVKKQCEQSGDEEN from the exons ATGGCTTCGTCTTCAAGTCGTCCAAAGAGGGTTGTTGCAATAGCTGTGGATGCAAGCGAGCACAGCGAAAGAGcatttgact GGTACAAGGAACAAATATTTCATGATGGCGACAAGTTGATTGTGATTCATTCTCATGAACTGCATCCTCCCGCTTTGCCTC ATGCCATGGCAACAGAGGAATGGAAAAAGGAAGTTCTGAAACATGAGGAATACATAAAAAACCTGGAGGAAAAGTATAAAAAAAAGTGTGAGGATATGGAG GTATCTGCTAAAATAATTGTTCAAGGTGGCCACCCGGGTGAGCACGTTTGCAAAACTGCCAAAAAAGAGAATGCGGACATGATCGTGGTTGGTTGTCGGGGAATGGGCACTGTTCGTCGGACCATATTAGGAAGCACCAGTGATTACATCATCCATCATGCTCATCGTCCTGTTGTGGTGGTCCCAAAGGTGAAAAAGCAATGTGAACAATCCGGTGATGAGGAAAATTAG
- the LOC138045058 gene encoding uncharacterized protein: MRQGDLFSFNQTNQTDVAVVTVDGLLYAQTELTSGFILAILSPITVGANVLLIMAIFKDPLHYFKTPTTHFVLGLSIADVLCGFFVEPFFAMFYLCRYFGASGKIQSITRVLFTVGSIISTASLNSSFVMVLLLSVAQLIAIEWPYKYKTLVRKESAIAFVVVTWVYFTIFSFLPMLGIQLQIFFKVNVILHATLISLVLSTVQILVYRSYRRTRLLRQKSRQLSAQFAESHINSDLPKDAKKRLATTRRTRSKLFDRNFTIMTFYLAAILLFTAFPHISVFYVFVFKKTASSEEEQLLNVLLRITDLLLFTKAATDAFIFAWRLPTYRKSLQVILGGKNLKLETDV; the protein is encoded by the coding sequence ATGAGGCAAGGAGATCtattctcttttaaccaaaCGAATCAAACAGATGTTGCAGTCGTGACAGTGGATGGACTGCTGTACGCTCAAACGGAATTGACATCGGGATTTATTCTGGCCATTTTGAGTCCTATAACAGTGGGAGCAAATGTGCTATTAATCATGGCCATATTCAAAGACCCGCTTCACTACTTCAAAACACCAACCACCCATTTTGTTCTCGGTTTGTCCATCGCCGATGTTCTTTGCGGTTTTTTCGTTGAGCCATTTTTTGCCATGTTTTACCTCTGCAGGTACTTTGGCGCTAGCGGGAAAATTCAAAGCATTACTCGTGTGCTTTTTACTGTTGGTTCTATCATTTCAACAGCTTCGCTCAATTCTTCCTTCGTGATGGTTCTTTTGCTGTCCGTTGCGCAACTCATTGCTATAGAATGGCCCTACAAATACAAAACCTTGGTGAGGAAAGAATCGGCGATTGCATTTGTTGTCGTAACCTGGGTGTACTTCACTATTTTTAGCTTCTTACCCATGTTGGGTATACagctgcaaatatttttcaaagtgaACGTCATCTTACACGCAACTTTAATATCTTTGGTCTTGTCTACCGTTCAAATACTCGTTTACAGATCGTACCGCAGAACTCGCTTACTTCGTCAAAAAAGCCGCCAACTCTCCGCTCAGTTCGCCGAGTCGCATATCAACTCTGATCTCCCGAAGGACGCAAAGAAACGGCTTGCCACGACAAGGAGAACTCGTTCCAAGTTATTCGACCGGAATTTCACAATTATGACATTTTATCTTGCTGCCATTTTGCTCTTTACAGCTTTCCCGCACATTTCTGTGTTTTATGTCTTCGTTTTCAAAAAGACTGCGAGCTCGGAAGAAGAGCAACTCTTAAACGTTCTACTTAGAATAACAGACCTTTTGCTTTTCACCAAAGCTGCTACGGATGCTTTTATCTTTGCTTGGAGACTTCCCACTTATCGAAAATCGTTACAAGTTATATTAGGCGGGAAAAACCTTAAACTAGAAACAGATGTGTAA
- the LOC138045048 gene encoding ciliogenesis-associated TTC17-interacting protein-like — protein sequence MDSTNGHSLTNSTAPSAKANDQAIGFISSVGDEIWDWLTFSDSLVTTSQTGREIGEMNITVENATWREEPCYLVHANSHGIVDQLPMGTSVTAYVGRSLQTFEQTHYEYVKIPDNPLDKKTLISLSEDGIYSVKKTVSQGEETQRTETYYKKEHLQGFISEGSNLLLQRVMVKRGIPDNLTFVAFDSTTSLCESTYKTLGKSIQKIGTRRVNVTGVQRTVHSVQESPTTWESFFLSTGHLARRTQLGSQVTMTLLRLPEEHQYQDAEIPEETPTAKPLKWEEDMQLFSRFLDRKAELTDDHATYMRRHPELRALLADFLQFLLLRKPDDVTGFASEFFGAFSSAAPSAPSFARSSQSHARPSSMP from the exons ATGGATTCGACAAACGGTCACAG CCTGACAAATTCGACCGCTCCATCGGCGAAGGCGAACGATCAAGCGATCGGATTCATTTCAAGCGTCG GTGATGAAATATGGGACTGGCTAACTTTTTCAGACTCATTGGTTACCACCTCTCAGACTGGCAGG GAAATAGGTGAAATGAACATAACAGTAGAGAATGCTACATGGCGAGAGGAACCGTGTTACCTAGTCCATGCTAATAGTCATGGAATTGTGGATCAGTTACCAATGGGGACATCTGTAACAG CTTATGTTGGAAGATCTCTTCAGACATTTGAACAGACTCATTATGAATATGTCAAG ATACCTGATAATCCATTGGATAAGAAAACTCTGATCTCACTCAGTGAAGATGGAATTTATTCAGTCAAGAAGACAGTTTCACAGGGAGAG GAAACGCAGAGGACTGAAACATACTACAAGAAGGAACATCTCCAGGGCTTTATATCTGAAG GCTCCAATTTGCTTCTGCAAAGGGTCATGGTCAAAAGAGGGATTCCAGACAATTTGACGTTTGTGGCATTTGACTCAACAACAAGTCTTTGTGAATCAACCTAT AAAACGCTTGGTAAGTCCATCCAGAAGATCGGCACACGGCGAGTAAACGTGACAGGCGTGCAAAGAACCGTTCACTCAGTTCAAGAATCACCGACAACGTGGGAGTCATTTTTTCTTTCCACTGG CCACCTGGCGAGACGAACGCAGCTTGGATCTCAAGTAACAATGACCTTGCTGAGATTGCCAGAGGAACACCAGTATCAAG ATGCAGAAATTCCCGAGGAGACGCCAACAGCGAAACCTCTGAAGTGGGAGGAAGATATGCAATTGTTCTCACGTTTTTTAGACCGAAAG GCGGAGTTGACTGACGATCATGCAACTTACATGAGGAGACACCCAGAATTGAGAGCCCTGCTGGCCGACTTCCTGCAATTTTTGCTGCTTCGAAAACCCGATGACGTCACCGGCTTCGCCTCCGAATTTTTTGGCGCCTTTTCCAGTGCTGCGCCATCCGCACCCTCGTTTGCACGCTCTTCCCAAAGCCACGCTCGGCCCTCTTCTATGCCGTAG